The region TTCCTCCGCAGGCAAACTGTACTGGTCCCGGATCATAAAACTGCTTTCTGGCCGATTCATTGGTATATAGGATCCTACCGCTCTCTTCCTCAATAACGACGACCCATTCTTTCAGGCTGTCCATAATGGATATCAGCAGAGTATTGAACCTTTTGATCTTTTCCGCCTGCTCTTTCAGCTCACTTTCCCTTATCTCCAGTTGGTTCACCATTTCATTAAACGCCTGCGAAAAATCTCCCATAAAGTTCACCCGCTGCTTATAATCCCCCCTGATCACCTGATCGGTCTGCCAGGTCAGATGCTTTAAGGCGGCATGAAGCTGCTTTAATTCCCCTGCCTGGAAATTCTGACGGACCGGCAGGGGCACGTTTAAATTACCTGCCGCCAGATTCTTAAGAAATTCATTGGATTCCATAAGACAGTGAGAAAGATAGGAAACTGTCTGTTCCAGGTCTGAATACACCTGGGATTTTTCTTCCAGCTCCCCGTAAACCGGCTTATTTAATATAATATTTCGGATCTGCTCCAAAAGAACAGAAGCATCTTTCTCTGTCATCCACTACACCTTCGCCTGTTGATCGATCATGGCCTCAAATCTGCATACATGCGAACCGCTGGCCCAGCAATCAACTTCTTTTACCACATATTCCTTTTCCGTATATGCCGTTATTACTCCGGTCAGGAATCCTTCCTCATAATTCCAGACAGAATCACCTGTTATGGGGTGTCCGGAGCATTCCAGGTCTTCTTCAACAGTCAGGACCATCTCTCCGGTAATGGGAACGAATTTTTCGTCTCTAAACCTGTCCGCCAGTTCATTTCTCAAAGAATACTGAAGCAGCCGTTCCATCAAAACCGGCATTTCATCCCCCAGATGTTTCCTGCCCTCTGGGATATTCCCTTTTGTGTTCCAGGAAAAATTCTTCACTTCTCCCGTTTGAAAAATATTGAACATATGCCTCCTCCTG is a window of [Clostridium] saccharolyticum WM1 DNA encoding:
- a CDS encoding V4R domain-containing protein — translated: MFNIFQTGEVKNFSWNTKGNIPEGRKHLGDEMPVLMERLLQYSLRNELADRFRDEKFVPITGEMVLTVEEDLECSGHPITGDSVWNYEEGFLTGVITAYTEKEYVVKEVDCWASGSHVCRFEAMIDQQAKV